In the Flagellimonas sp. HMM57 genome, one interval contains:
- a CDS encoding SulP family inorganic anion transporter codes for MFKYIKNDLPASIVVFFVALPLCLGIALASGAPLFSGLIAGIVGGILVGALSNSQIGVSGPAAGLAAIVLTAIGTLGGFENFLVAVVLGGIIQIIFGILKAGVIAYYFPSSVIKGMLTGIGIIIILKQIPHFFGYDSDPEGDFSFFQVDGENTFSEILNAINFISPGATLIAVIALIILIVWDQVLSKKSKIFKLIQGPLVAVVLGILYFVFTKNNEQLAISSEHLVSVPIPESMDSFKTLLRFPNFGVIGNPEIWITAFTIALVASLETLLCVEATDKLDPYKRTTPTNRELLAQGIGNSVSGLLGGLPVTQVIVRSSANIQSGGRTKASAIIHGFFLLISVVLIPKLLNMIPLSVLAAILFIVGYKLAKPGLFKKMYHLGWKQFVPFVVTVVGIVFTDLLVGIGLGLGVGIIVILIKSYQNSHFLHIEDKSNGVHKIKMTLAEEVTFFNKGAILKELDSLPENSYLELDVRKTRYLDNDIIEILEDFSEKARNKNINIKLVSERGEVENPESYIKFFKLDKESQKNIENDYAN; via the coding sequence ATGTTCAAGTATATAAAAAATGACCTGCCGGCTAGTATTGTAGTATTCTTTGTAGCACTTCCCCTTTGCCTTGGTATTGCTCTGGCAAGTGGAGCACCCTTGTTTTCTGGCCTTATTGCCGGAATTGTTGGCGGTATATTAGTTGGTGCACTCAGTAATTCACAAATAGGGGTGAGCGGTCCCGCAGCTGGTCTTGCCGCAATAGTTTTAACAGCGATAGGTACCTTGGGAGGTTTTGAAAACTTTCTGGTCGCTGTGGTACTAGGAGGGATCATTCAAATTATTTTTGGCATTTTAAAAGCGGGTGTCATCGCTTATTATTTCCCATCATCTGTTATAAAGGGAATGTTGACCGGTATAGGAATCATCATCATTCTAAAACAAATTCCGCACTTTTTTGGCTATGATTCAGACCCCGAAGGAGATTTTTCATTTTTTCAAGTAGATGGAGAAAATACGTTCAGCGAAATTCTGAATGCCATAAACTTTATAAGCCCAGGCGCTACGCTTATAGCGGTAATTGCATTGATTATTTTAATAGTATGGGACCAAGTATTGAGCAAAAAGTCCAAGATCTTCAAATTAATTCAAGGACCTTTAGTCGCGGTTGTCTTAGGGATACTATATTTTGTCTTCACTAAAAATAATGAGCAATTGGCAATCTCGAGTGAACATTTGGTAAGCGTTCCCATTCCCGAGAGTATGGACTCTTTTAAAACCCTTTTACGGTTTCCAAACTTTGGTGTAATCGGTAATCCAGAAATTTGGATAACGGCATTTACTATTGCCCTGGTTGCTAGTTTAGAGACGTTGTTATGTGTAGAAGCTACTGACAAATTGGATCCCTACAAAAGAACTACACCAACGAACAGAGAACTTTTGGCACAAGGGATAGGGAATAGCGTATCCGGTTTACTTGGTGGCTTGCCCGTTACCCAGGTAATCGTTAGAAGTTCCGCAAATATCCAATCCGGTGGTAGGACTAAGGCCTCAGCAATCATACATGGTTTTTTTCTATTGATTTCGGTAGTACTTATTCCAAAATTATTGAATATGATTCCCTTGTCCGTACTGGCAGCCATCTTGTTTATTGTTGGATATAAATTGGCCAAACCTGGACTCTTCAAAAAAATGTACCATCTGGGTTGGAAGCAATTTGTTCCTTTTGTAGTTACCGTAGTCGGAATCGTATTCACAGATTTATTGGTAGGAATCGGTCTTGGTCTGGGAGTGGGAATCATAGTTATCTTGATAAAGAGTTATCAAAACTCTCACTTTCTCCATATTGAGGATAAAAGTAACGGTGTCCATAAAATTAAAATGACCTTAGCTGAAGAAGTAACATTTTTTAACAAAGGTGCCATCTTGAAGGAATTGGATAGTCTTCCTGAAAATTCATATCTTGAATTGGACGTTAGAAAAACCCGTTATTTGGACAACGATATCATTGAAATTTTAGAGGATTTCTCTGAGAAAGCCAGAAATAAGAACATAAACATAAAATTGGTTTCAGAAAGAGGCGAAGTAGAAAACCCCGAAAGCTATATTAAGTTTTTCAAATTGGACAAAGAATCACAAAAAAATATAGAAAATGATTACGCAAACTAA
- a CDS encoding SH3 domain-containing protein, translating into MSIKKLAILICLFSVYFGISQNEARFTRATEHYNKGEYTQAIENYEQILENGEHSASLYFNLGNCHYKLNAIGPSIYYYEKALLLKPNDSEILNNLAYAENMRLDAVEEIPKTDIAALYSSIVNMLSFDQWSYLAVALILLFVLAYLAYFFLRFATQKRIAFITSVIALILGFFSILIAYLQYQDFKKDNPAIIFSSEVKITSEPNTNSEVVFTLHEGTKVNVLDELEDWKKIRLTDGQTGWLTSENLRLLKDF; encoded by the coding sequence ATGAGCATCAAAAAGTTGGCCATACTAATCTGTCTATTTTCGGTTTACTTTGGAATATCCCAAAACGAGGCCCGTTTTACAAGAGCTACCGAACACTATAACAAAGGTGAATATACCCAAGCTATAGAAAACTATGAGCAAATATTGGAAAACGGGGAGCACTCGGCTTCACTTTATTTCAACTTGGGCAATTGCCACTACAAACTAAATGCCATTGGCCCCAGCATCTATTATTATGAAAAGGCGCTGTTGTTAAAACCAAACGATAGCGAAATTCTTAACAACCTTGCTTATGCGGAGAATATGAGATTGGATGCAGTCGAAGAAATCCCAAAAACCGATATTGCAGCACTATATTCCAGTATTGTGAACATGCTATCCTTCGATCAGTGGTCCTATTTAGCAGTTGCTTTGATTCTCCTATTTGTTTTAGCTTATTTAGCTTACTTTTTCTTGCGTTTTGCAACTCAGAAACGAATTGCTTTCATTACTAGTGTCATCGCTTTGATTCTTGGTTTTTTCAGTATTTTGATCGCATATCTCCAATATCAAGATTTTAAAAAGGATAACCCCGCCATCATCTTCAGTTCGGAAGTCAAGATAACTTCGGAGCCCAATACCAACAGTGAAGTCGTATTTACACTTCATGAAGGAACCAAGGTCAATGTTTTAGATGAACTCGAAGATTGGAAAAAAATAAGGCTTACGGACGGGCAAACAGGCTGGTTGACAAGCGAAAATCTAAGATTATTAAAAGATTTTTAG
- a CDS encoding BatD family protein has protein sequence MIKTWYCFIILLNISPFAELYPYGQENEVTFEVKLSKEKLGINERLRVDFTMNKDGDNFKPPSFEGFKVVMGPSQSISSSWINGKRSYSKSYSYILIPTARGKFTIKQATIEIGGETYKTLSKTVEVTAAVDKPSDQKTVDDVADENLHLVAEVSKGNPYLNEAVTVVYKLYVSPNISVTNYRPLDNPKYNNFWSQDIPVTKHSAQNGTYKGKPYRYVVLKRVVLYPQKFGSLEIEPLSLEIFVDVPTNRRDFFGGRIYTQTSKTVSAGRRTLNVKALPEAGKPANFGGAVGDFKFSVTSSKKRLNASESLQAKVEVSGKGNLKLFQLPEPELPSALEVYEPEYDESVRTLISGMEGKVANNYTIVPSFRGKYPIPSISFSYFNPKTAKYVTLNSEEINIEVLEGPVNSSSNTAATSGNKQFVVATGKQFHFIKLNPNLSKIGTRYFFGSNNFYLLLLLPLLLIPIAVFSFKKREAIASDVIGNKIKQANKLARKYLSTSKKELGNKEAFYVALEKGLHNYLKAKLKIETTEFSKEKITAILTEKKVDTDDIDGFISLLKNCEMARYSPFSDVQMKNDYDSASEVISKLDKQL, from the coding sequence ATGATTAAGACATGGTACTGTTTTATTATCCTTTTGAATATCTCCCCGTTTGCGGAGCTCTATCCCTATGGTCAAGAAAATGAGGTTACTTTTGAGGTAAAGCTCAGCAAGGAAAAACTGGGGATAAATGAGCGCTTGCGAGTGGATTTTACCATGAACAAGGACGGAGATAATTTTAAGCCTCCCTCTTTTGAAGGTTTCAAGGTGGTCATGGGACCATCACAATCCATAAGCTCCTCTTGGATCAATGGTAAACGCAGTTATTCAAAGTCTTATTCCTATATATTGATCCCTACGGCCAGAGGCAAGTTCACAATAAAACAGGCCACTATAGAAATTGGCGGAGAAACCTATAAAACACTTTCTAAAACAGTTGAAGTCACTGCGGCAGTAGATAAGCCGAGCGACCAGAAAACCGTGGATGACGTTGCGGATGAAAACCTTCATCTTGTTGCAGAAGTGTCCAAGGGTAATCCATACCTGAATGAAGCAGTAACCGTTGTATATAAACTTTATGTAAGCCCAAACATCAGCGTTACCAATTATCGCCCTTTAGATAATCCTAAATACAATAATTTCTGGAGCCAAGATATTCCTGTAACAAAACATAGTGCTCAAAATGGCACCTATAAAGGAAAACCGTATCGTTATGTTGTCCTAAAAAGAGTGGTGCTGTATCCACAAAAATTTGGAAGCTTGGAAATAGAACCACTTTCACTTGAGATTTTTGTAGATGTTCCGACCAACAGAAGGGATTTTTTTGGTGGACGTATTTACACCCAGACAAGCAAAACCGTTTCTGCGGGCAGACGTACATTAAATGTAAAAGCTTTGCCAGAAGCAGGCAAACCTGCTAATTTTGGAGGTGCCGTTGGAGACTTTAAATTTTCGGTAACATCGAGCAAGAAACGATTGAATGCCTCCGAATCGTTACAGGCAAAAGTGGAAGTATCTGGAAAAGGAAACTTAAAATTATTTCAATTACCAGAACCCGAACTACCAAGCGCACTTGAAGTTTACGAACCTGAGTACGATGAGAGTGTACGTACCCTGATTTCTGGAATGGAAGGAAAGGTAGCCAATAATTACACCATAGTTCCTTCATTCAGGGGAAAATATCCAATTCCCAGTATTTCCTTTAGCTACTTCAATCCAAAAACAGCAAAATATGTTACGCTGAATTCAGAGGAAATCAATATTGAAGTTTTGGAGGGTCCTGTGAACTCCTCCTCCAATACGGCAGCAACATCCGGCAACAAGCAATTTGTGGTCGCCACGGGAAAGCAATTTCATTTTATAAAACTGAATCCCAATCTTAGTAAAATAGGAACCCGCTATTTCTTTGGTTCCAACAATTTTTATCTTCTATTGTTATTGCCATTGTTATTGATTCCCATTGCTGTGTTCTCCTTCAAGAAAAGAGAAGCGATTGCCAGTGACGTCATAGGCAACAAAATAAAGCAAGCAAACAAACTTGCCAGAAAATATCTGTCAACCTCCAAAAAAGAGCTTGGTAACAAAGAGGCATTTTATGTAGCTTTGGAAAAGGGGCTTCATAATTATCTAAAAGCTAAATTGAAGATTGAGACTACAGAATTCAGTAAAGAAAAAATCACAGCTATATTGACCGAAAAGAAAGTGGACACTGATGATATCGATGGATTCATAAGTTTACTCAAAAACTGTGAAATGGCGCGCTATAGTCCCTTCTCAGATGTTCAAATGAAGAATGATTACGACAGCGCAAGCGAAGTAATCTCTAAATTGGACAAACAATTATGA
- a CDS encoding tetratricopeptide repeat protein: protein MYKIRLLLSLLLLTTITLKAQDEIAEKEAEESLRASKNLTWEANKELTKNDFITAEADYRKAISKSGENAVAPFNLGNAYYNRENYQEAFGRFKQAGETAESKPEKHKSYHNMGNVFMKNKEYQKAVEAYKEALRNNPTDEETRYNLALAKEMLKKQQDEQKNDQNQDDKDKKNEEDQKDKNQDQDDKGENDKENEGDQNEDENKDDGDEGDKGENKPEENKEGEGDKKEEQKKKPNEGDQPQEQKQQPRPNQLSKQQIQNLLEAMQNEEKKVQEKMEAKKVKGKKIKNEKDW from the coding sequence ATGTATAAGATAAGATTACTATTAAGTCTATTGCTTTTGACAACGATAACGTTGAAGGCACAGGACGAAATCGCAGAAAAAGAGGCTGAAGAATCGCTTAGAGCTTCGAAAAACCTTACTTGGGAAGCAAATAAGGAGCTTACCAAAAATGATTTTATAACCGCTGAAGCAGACTATAGAAAAGCTATTTCCAAAAGCGGTGAAAATGCTGTTGCGCCTTTTAATCTAGGTAATGCCTACTACAATAGGGAAAACTATCAAGAAGCTTTTGGTAGATTTAAACAAGCAGGCGAGACGGCAGAATCCAAACCTGAAAAACACAAGTCCTACCACAATATGGGCAATGTGTTCATGAAAAACAAGGAATACCAAAAAGCAGTGGAAGCTTACAAGGAGGCCCTTAGAAATAACCCGACTGATGAGGAAACCCGTTACAATCTGGCCTTAGCTAAAGAAATGCTAAAAAAGCAACAGGACGAACAAAAGAACGACCAAAACCAAGACGATAAGGACAAAAAGAACGAGGAAGACCAGAAAGACAAAAATCAGGATCAGGACGATAAGGGGGAGAATGATAAAGAAAATGAAGGGGACCAAAATGAAGATGAGAACAAAGATGACGGCGATGAAGGAGATAAAGGGGAAAACAAGCCCGAAGAGAATAAAGAAGGTGAAGGAGATAAGAAAGAAGAGCAAAAGAAAAAGCCAAATGAAGGCGACCAACCCCAAGAACAAAAACAACAACCAAGACCCAATCAACTTTCTAAGCAACAAATTCAGAATCTGCTAGAAGCCATGCAGAACGAGGAAAAGAAAGTACAAGAAAAAATGGAGGCGAAAAAAGTGAAGGGCAAGAAAATTAAAAACGAGAAGGACTGGTGA